From the genome of Anopheles merus strain MAF chromosome X, AmerM5.1, whole genome shotgun sequence, one region includes:
- the LOC121588358 gene encoding coronin-7 isoform X2: MAWRFKASKYKNAAPIVPKPEACIRDIFVGSYQTYGNNIAASAAFIAFNWEHAGSSLAVLPIDDCGRKSKTMPLLHAHSDTVTYLDFSPFHDGLLATGSQDCLVKVWHIPEKGLEQSLSTPECTFTTKQRRVETVGFHPTADCLLYATAVGWVSLWDLTTQQEAFSNNEHPEVIQSLSWKQDGRLCVTSCKDKMVRVLDPRASAPITLAAESHQSIKDSRVVWLGEQNRILSTGFDAARLRQVIIRDLRNFSVPEKTLELDCSTGILMPLYDPDTNMLFLSGKGDTTINYLEVTDKDPYLIEGIRHSGEQTKGACLVPKRALKVMEGEVNRIMQLTSNSVIPIMYQVPRKTYRDFHNDLYPDTNGYKSEMTATQWLNGANTPVPKISLDPAKRELGDAPIIVLRGPLTEVVNNIANKMRSAQSPNNISTAAKIEREPYVKPTFVPIKEKIKHMEQQSHTEKCELEQRFKEISAVHKERDEEGNGTPLAVENNGNGNHHPHHHLQQQRETSCSSFDSETDGGRVAGETTPPKPLPRTSRNNSVSEQLAGTAGSVGTGEDVSPPGPVAAPAGATNVPRPVARPRTTSGYKPRLGPKPFCSTGSSGDFSFEKVFNVPAVPGAEPGSDKESAALPGPTVGDSSAPAEKNGNTLTVSPEPDEPKDDSPTEPGKPEPAEPMDQCDVETRTIPHAELRKIFERQASSESVDQFDATADDAKGQFERLSAQRTSLAERRRMFESRSQSVQDGEKASSPTPLRRRESLKVRGEQKSCADDTDLMPPPPATDFLRNRSDLSKENMPDIVKRSNSTAGVSTVASSNNAAAANNNNNNVASKRTSTVFGRVSKFRHLKGTPGHKSTHIENIRNLSRQIPGECDGFAANAARVAVPIAGAGGKIAVLELNDPGRLPDGVIPTLVNIQNIMDFQWDPFDASRLAVACDDGSVKLWRIPAGGLTEPTNEPDAVLVAHADKLYTLRFHPLAQNVLLTASVDMVMKVWDLGTMEEKCTLHGHTDQIFCFSWSPCGRYGATVSKDGRIRVYEPRQSSQPIGEGTGPVGTRGARVLWALEGDYLVVTGFDKVSERQIYVYKVTDLSAPMGMVGLDVSPAILMPYYDEDSSTLFATGKGDSTIYCFEITDEAPFICPLSHHRCTNLTQGLSFLAKNQCDVAAVEFARALRLTNGTVEPLSFTVPRLKVELFQDDLFPPTRVLWQPTLTAAEWFAGRDVAPARISMKPDGMDTLSSIQPTVTTTPSKKSDTVLMTQGIHKPFAKAPEHVQEQIKNAVSARMSVNKKLEQDSMEGVDEKEWEE, translated from the exons ATGGCGTGGCGGTTCAAGGCGTCCAAGTACAAGAATGCGGCCCCGATCGTGCCGAAGCCGGAGGCGTGCATACGGGACATCTTCGTCGGGTCATATCAAACGTACGGCAATAACATTGCCGCGTCGGCCGCCTTCATCGCGTTCAACTGGGAGCATGCCGGGTCGAGCCTGGCCGTGCTGCCGATCGACGACTGCGGGCGCAAGAGCAAGACGATGCCGCTGCTGCACGCCCACTCGGACACGGTGACATATCTCGACTTTTCGCCGTTTCACGACGGGCTGCTCGCGACCGGCTCACAGGACTGCCTGGTGAAGGTGTGGCACATCCCGGAGAAGGGTCTGGAGCAGTCGCTCTCGACGCCCGAGTGCACGTTCACGACCAAGCAGCGGCGCGTCGAAACGGTCGGCTTCCATCCGACTGCCGACTGTCTGCTGTATGCGACCGCGGTCGGCTGGGTCAGCCTGTGGGATCTGACCACTCAGCAGGAAGCGTTCT CGAACAACGAACATCCGGAGGTGATCCAGTCGCTCAGCTGGAAGCAGGACGGCCGGCTGTGCGTGACCAGCTGCAAGGACAAGATGGTGCGCGTGCTGGACCCGCGCGCTAGCGCCCCGATCACGCTCGCCGCCGAAAGCCACCAGAGCATCAAGGACTCACGCGTGGTCTGGCTCGGCGAGCAGAACCGCATCCTCAGCACCGGCTTCGATGCGGCCCGACTCCGCCAGGTCATAATACGCGACCTGCGCAACTTCTCGGTGCCGGAGAAAACGCTCGAGCTCGACTGCTCGACCGGCATCCTAATGCCGCTGTACGATCCCGACACGAACATGCTGTTCCTGTCCGGCAAGGGTGACACGACGATCAACTATCTCGAGGTGACGGACAAGGACCCGTACCTGATCGAGGGCATCCGGCACTCGGGCGAACAGACCAAGGGCGCCTGTCTGGTGCCGAAGCGGGCGCTCAAGGTGATGGAGGGCGAGGTGAACCGCATCATGCAGCTCACGTCCAACTCGGTCATCCCGATCATGTACCAGGTGCCGCGTAAG ACGTATCGAGACTTTCACAACGATCTCTACCCGGACACGAACGGCTACAAGAGTGAAATGACTGCCACACAGTGGCTAAACGGTGCCAACACACCCGTGCCGAAGATTAGCCTCGATCCAGCGAAACGGGAACTTGGCGATGCACCAATCATT gtCCTCCGCGGGCCACTGACTGAGGTGGTGAACAATATCGCGAACAAGATGCGCAGTGCCCAGTCGCCGAACAACATCTCGACCGCGGCGAAGATCGAGCGCGAACCGTACGTGAAGCCGACGTTCGTGCCGATCAAGGAAAAGATCAAGCACATGGAGCAGCAGTCGCACACGGAGAAGTGTGAGCTCGAGCAGCGCTTCAAGGAGATATCGGCGGTGCACAAGGAGCGGGACGAGGAGGGCAATGGTACACCGCTGGCGGTCGAGAACAATGGCAACGGCAATCATCATCCGCACCAtcatctgcagcagcagcgcgaaaCGTCCTGCTCTTCATTCGACTCGGAAACGGATGGGGGGCGGGTGGCGGGCGAAACGACGCCGCCCAAGCCACTGCCGAGGACCTCGCGCAACAACTCCGTCTCGGAGCAGCTGGCCGGAACGGCCGGATCGGTCGGCACCGGGGAGGACGTGAGCCCGCCTGGGCCGGTGGCCGCACCGGCGGGAGCGACCAACGTGCCGCGCCCAGTTGCCCGACCGCGCACCACCAGCGGATACAAG CCACGCCTTGGACCGAAACCGTTCTGTAGCACCGGTTCGTCCGGGGACTTCTCGTTCGAGAAGGTGTTTAACGTGCCAGCCGTACCGGGTGCAGAACCGGGAAGCGACAAGGAATCTGCCGCTCTGCCCGGCCCGACGGTCGGCGACAGCAGTGCGCCGGCTGAAAAGAACGGCAACACCTTAACCGTGTCGCCCGAACCGGACGAGCCGAAGGACGACAGTCCCACCGAGCCGGGGAAACCCGAGCCGGCCGAACCGATGGACCAGTGCGACGTCGAGACGCGCACCATACCGCATGCCGAGCTGCGCAAG aTATTTGAACGTCAAGCTTCGTCGGAATCGGTCGACCAGTTCGATGCGACCGCGGACGACGCAAAGGGCCAGTTCGAGCGGCTGAGCGCCCAGCGCACCAGTCTCGCCGAACGGCGGCGCATGTTCGAGAGCCGCTCGCAGAGCGTGCAGGACGGGGAGAAGGCAAGCTCGCCGACACCGCTCCG CCGCCGCGAATCGCTGAAGGTGCGCGGCGAGCAGAAATCGTGCGCGGACGACACCGACCtgatgccgccgccgccggccaCCGACTTTCTGCGCAACCGCAGCGACCTGTCGAAGGAAAACATGCCGGACATAGTGAagcgcagcaacagcacggcCGGCGTGTCGACGGTCGCGTCCAGCAAcaacgccgccgccgccaacaacaacaacaacaacgtggCGTCCAAGCGCACCTCGACCGTGTTCGGGCGCGTGTCCAAGTTCCGCCATCTGAAGGGTACGCCCGGGCACAAGAGCACGCACATCGAGAACATACGCAACCTGAGCCGCCAGATACCGGGCGAGTGCGACGGCTTTGCGGCAAATGCGGCTCGGGTCGCGGTGCCGATCGCGGGCGCCGGCGGCAAGATTGCGGTGCTGGAGCTGAACGATCCGGGACGCCTGCCGGACGGCGTCATCCCGACGCTGGTCAACATCCAGAACATTATGGACTTCCAGTGGGACCCGTTCGATGCGTCCCGGCTGGCGGTGGCCTGCGATGACGGCTCGGTCAAGCTGTGGCGCATCCCGGCCGGCGGGCTGACCGAGCCCACGAACGAGCCGGACGCGGTGCTGGTGGCCCATGCCGACAAGCTCTACACGCTCCGGTTCCACCCGCTCGCGCAGAACGTGCTGCTCACCGCGAGCGTCGACATGGTGATGAAGGTGTGGGATCTCGGCACGATGGAGGAAAAGTGCACCCTGCACGGTCACACTGACCAGATCTTTTGCTTCTCGTGGAGCCCGTGCGGCCGGTACGGTGCGACCGTGTCGAAGGACGGGCGCATTCGCGTGTACGAGCCGCGCCAGTCGAGCCAGCCGATCGGCGAGGGCACCGGACCGGTCGGGACGCGCGGAGCCCGCGTCTTGTGGGCGCTCGAGGGTGACTACCTCGTGGTGACCGGCTTCGACAA AGTCTCCGAGCGGCAGATCTACGTGTACAAAGTGACCGATCTGAGCGCGCCGATGGGCATGGTCGGGCTGGACGTGTCGCCTGCCATCCTGATGCCGTACTACGACGAGGACAGCTCGACGCTGTTCGCCACCGGCAAGGGCGACAGCACGATCTACTGCTTCGAAATTACCGACGAGGCGCCGTTCATTTGCCCACTTTCGCACCATCGCTGCACTAATCTGACCCAGGGCCTCAGCTTTCTCGCCAAGAACCAGTGCGACGTGGCGGCGGTTGAGTTTGCGCGGGCCCTTCGCCTCACGAACGGGACGGTCGAGCCGCTCAGCTTCACCGTGCCGCGCCTTAAGGTCGAACTGTTCCAGGACGATCTGTTCCCGCCGACCCGGGTGCTGTGGCAGCCGACGCTGACCGCCGCCGAGTGGTTCGCCGGCCGGGACGTTGCGCCCGCCCGCATCAGCATGAAGCCGGACGGCATGGATACGC TGTCCTCGATTCAGCCGACCGTTACGACCACACCGTCGAAGAAGAGCGACACCGTGCTGATGACCCAGGGCATACACAAACCGTTCGCCAAAGCGCCCGAACACGTGCAAGAGCAG atTAAAAATGCAGTCAGCGCACGCATGTCCGTGAACAAGAAGCTCGAACAGGACAGCATGGAAGGCGTAGACGAGAAGGAGTGGGAAGAATAA
- the LOC121588358 gene encoding coronin-7 isoform X1, which produces MAWRFKASKYKNAAPIVPKPEACIRDIFVGSYQTYGNNIAASAAFIAFNWEHAGSSLAVLPIDDCGRKSKTMPLLHAHSDTVTYLDFSPFHDGLLATGSQDCLVKVWHIPEKGLEQSLSTPECTFTTKQRRVETVGFHPTADCLLYATAVGWVSLWDLTTQQEAFSNNEHPEVIQSLSWKQDGRLCVTSCKDKMVRVLDPRASAPITLAAESHQSIKDSRVVWLGEQNRILSTGFDAARLRQVIIRDLRNFSVPEKTLELDCSTGILMPLYDPDTNMLFLSGKGDTTINYLEVTDKDPYLIEGIRHSGEQTKGACLVPKRALKVMEGEVNRIMQLTSNSVIPIMYQVPRKTYRDFHNDLYPDTNGYKSEMTATQWLNGANTPVPKISLDPAKRELGDAPIIVLRGPLTEVVNNIANKMRSAQSPNNISTAAKIEREPYVKPTFVPIKEKIKHMEQQSHTEKCELEQRFKEISAVHKERDEEGNGTPLAVENNGNGNHHPHHHLQQQRETSCSSFDSETDGGRVAGETTPPKPLPRTSRNNSVSEQLAGTAGSVGTGEDVSPPGPVAAPAGATNVPRPVARPRTTSGYKPRLGPKPFCSTGSSGDFSFEKVFNVPAVPGAEPGSDKESAALPGPTVGDSSAPAEKNGNTLTVSPEPDEPKDDSPTEPGKPEPAEPMDQCDVETRTIPHAELRKPGEQEKIFERQASSESVDQFDATADDAKGQFERLSAQRTSLAERRRMFESRSQSVQDGEKASSPTPLRRRESLKVRGEQKSCADDTDLMPPPPATDFLRNRSDLSKENMPDIVKRSNSTAGVSTVASSNNAAAANNNNNNVASKRTSTVFGRVSKFRHLKGTPGHKSTHIENIRNLSRQIPGECDGFAANAARVAVPIAGAGGKIAVLELNDPGRLPDGVIPTLVNIQNIMDFQWDPFDASRLAVACDDGSVKLWRIPAGGLTEPTNEPDAVLVAHADKLYTLRFHPLAQNVLLTASVDMVMKVWDLGTMEEKCTLHGHTDQIFCFSWSPCGRYGATVSKDGRIRVYEPRQSSQPIGEGTGPVGTRGARVLWALEGDYLVVTGFDKVSERQIYVYKVTDLSAPMGMVGLDVSPAILMPYYDEDSSTLFATGKGDSTIYCFEITDEAPFICPLSHHRCTNLTQGLSFLAKNQCDVAAVEFARALRLTNGTVEPLSFTVPRLKVELFQDDLFPPTRVLWQPTLTAAEWFAGRDVAPARISMKPDGMDTLSSIQPTVTTTPSKKSDTVLMTQGIHKPFAKAPEHVQEQIKNAVSARMSVNKKLEQDSMEGVDEKEWEE; this is translated from the exons ATGGCGTGGCGGTTCAAGGCGTCCAAGTACAAGAATGCGGCCCCGATCGTGCCGAAGCCGGAGGCGTGCATACGGGACATCTTCGTCGGGTCATATCAAACGTACGGCAATAACATTGCCGCGTCGGCCGCCTTCATCGCGTTCAACTGGGAGCATGCCGGGTCGAGCCTGGCCGTGCTGCCGATCGACGACTGCGGGCGCAAGAGCAAGACGATGCCGCTGCTGCACGCCCACTCGGACACGGTGACATATCTCGACTTTTCGCCGTTTCACGACGGGCTGCTCGCGACCGGCTCACAGGACTGCCTGGTGAAGGTGTGGCACATCCCGGAGAAGGGTCTGGAGCAGTCGCTCTCGACGCCCGAGTGCACGTTCACGACCAAGCAGCGGCGCGTCGAAACGGTCGGCTTCCATCCGACTGCCGACTGTCTGCTGTATGCGACCGCGGTCGGCTGGGTCAGCCTGTGGGATCTGACCACTCAGCAGGAAGCGTTCT CGAACAACGAACATCCGGAGGTGATCCAGTCGCTCAGCTGGAAGCAGGACGGCCGGCTGTGCGTGACCAGCTGCAAGGACAAGATGGTGCGCGTGCTGGACCCGCGCGCTAGCGCCCCGATCACGCTCGCCGCCGAAAGCCACCAGAGCATCAAGGACTCACGCGTGGTCTGGCTCGGCGAGCAGAACCGCATCCTCAGCACCGGCTTCGATGCGGCCCGACTCCGCCAGGTCATAATACGCGACCTGCGCAACTTCTCGGTGCCGGAGAAAACGCTCGAGCTCGACTGCTCGACCGGCATCCTAATGCCGCTGTACGATCCCGACACGAACATGCTGTTCCTGTCCGGCAAGGGTGACACGACGATCAACTATCTCGAGGTGACGGACAAGGACCCGTACCTGATCGAGGGCATCCGGCACTCGGGCGAACAGACCAAGGGCGCCTGTCTGGTGCCGAAGCGGGCGCTCAAGGTGATGGAGGGCGAGGTGAACCGCATCATGCAGCTCACGTCCAACTCGGTCATCCCGATCATGTACCAGGTGCCGCGTAAG ACGTATCGAGACTTTCACAACGATCTCTACCCGGACACGAACGGCTACAAGAGTGAAATGACTGCCACACAGTGGCTAAACGGTGCCAACACACCCGTGCCGAAGATTAGCCTCGATCCAGCGAAACGGGAACTTGGCGATGCACCAATCATT gtCCTCCGCGGGCCACTGACTGAGGTGGTGAACAATATCGCGAACAAGATGCGCAGTGCCCAGTCGCCGAACAACATCTCGACCGCGGCGAAGATCGAGCGCGAACCGTACGTGAAGCCGACGTTCGTGCCGATCAAGGAAAAGATCAAGCACATGGAGCAGCAGTCGCACACGGAGAAGTGTGAGCTCGAGCAGCGCTTCAAGGAGATATCGGCGGTGCACAAGGAGCGGGACGAGGAGGGCAATGGTACACCGCTGGCGGTCGAGAACAATGGCAACGGCAATCATCATCCGCACCAtcatctgcagcagcagcgcgaaaCGTCCTGCTCTTCATTCGACTCGGAAACGGATGGGGGGCGGGTGGCGGGCGAAACGACGCCGCCCAAGCCACTGCCGAGGACCTCGCGCAACAACTCCGTCTCGGAGCAGCTGGCCGGAACGGCCGGATCGGTCGGCACCGGGGAGGACGTGAGCCCGCCTGGGCCGGTGGCCGCACCGGCGGGAGCGACCAACGTGCCGCGCCCAGTTGCCCGACCGCGCACCACCAGCGGATACAAG CCACGCCTTGGACCGAAACCGTTCTGTAGCACCGGTTCGTCCGGGGACTTCTCGTTCGAGAAGGTGTTTAACGTGCCAGCCGTACCGGGTGCAGAACCGGGAAGCGACAAGGAATCTGCCGCTCTGCCCGGCCCGACGGTCGGCGACAGCAGTGCGCCGGCTGAAAAGAACGGCAACACCTTAACCGTGTCGCCCGAACCGGACGAGCCGAAGGACGACAGTCCCACCGAGCCGGGGAAACCCGAGCCGGCCGAACCGATGGACCAGTGCGACGTCGAGACGCGCACCATACCGCATGCCGAGCTGCGCAAG CCGGGTGAACAGGAAAAG aTATTTGAACGTCAAGCTTCGTCGGAATCGGTCGACCAGTTCGATGCGACCGCGGACGACGCAAAGGGCCAGTTCGAGCGGCTGAGCGCCCAGCGCACCAGTCTCGCCGAACGGCGGCGCATGTTCGAGAGCCGCTCGCAGAGCGTGCAGGACGGGGAGAAGGCAAGCTCGCCGACACCGCTCCG CCGCCGCGAATCGCTGAAGGTGCGCGGCGAGCAGAAATCGTGCGCGGACGACACCGACCtgatgccgccgccgccggccaCCGACTTTCTGCGCAACCGCAGCGACCTGTCGAAGGAAAACATGCCGGACATAGTGAagcgcagcaacagcacggcCGGCGTGTCGACGGTCGCGTCCAGCAAcaacgccgccgccgccaacaacaacaacaacaacgtggCGTCCAAGCGCACCTCGACCGTGTTCGGGCGCGTGTCCAAGTTCCGCCATCTGAAGGGTACGCCCGGGCACAAGAGCACGCACATCGAGAACATACGCAACCTGAGCCGCCAGATACCGGGCGAGTGCGACGGCTTTGCGGCAAATGCGGCTCGGGTCGCGGTGCCGATCGCGGGCGCCGGCGGCAAGATTGCGGTGCTGGAGCTGAACGATCCGGGACGCCTGCCGGACGGCGTCATCCCGACGCTGGTCAACATCCAGAACATTATGGACTTCCAGTGGGACCCGTTCGATGCGTCCCGGCTGGCGGTGGCCTGCGATGACGGCTCGGTCAAGCTGTGGCGCATCCCGGCCGGCGGGCTGACCGAGCCCACGAACGAGCCGGACGCGGTGCTGGTGGCCCATGCCGACAAGCTCTACACGCTCCGGTTCCACCCGCTCGCGCAGAACGTGCTGCTCACCGCGAGCGTCGACATGGTGATGAAGGTGTGGGATCTCGGCACGATGGAGGAAAAGTGCACCCTGCACGGTCACACTGACCAGATCTTTTGCTTCTCGTGGAGCCCGTGCGGCCGGTACGGTGCGACCGTGTCGAAGGACGGGCGCATTCGCGTGTACGAGCCGCGCCAGTCGAGCCAGCCGATCGGCGAGGGCACCGGACCGGTCGGGACGCGCGGAGCCCGCGTCTTGTGGGCGCTCGAGGGTGACTACCTCGTGGTGACCGGCTTCGACAA AGTCTCCGAGCGGCAGATCTACGTGTACAAAGTGACCGATCTGAGCGCGCCGATGGGCATGGTCGGGCTGGACGTGTCGCCTGCCATCCTGATGCCGTACTACGACGAGGACAGCTCGACGCTGTTCGCCACCGGCAAGGGCGACAGCACGATCTACTGCTTCGAAATTACCGACGAGGCGCCGTTCATTTGCCCACTTTCGCACCATCGCTGCACTAATCTGACCCAGGGCCTCAGCTTTCTCGCCAAGAACCAGTGCGACGTGGCGGCGGTTGAGTTTGCGCGGGCCCTTCGCCTCACGAACGGGACGGTCGAGCCGCTCAGCTTCACCGTGCCGCGCCTTAAGGTCGAACTGTTCCAGGACGATCTGTTCCCGCCGACCCGGGTGCTGTGGCAGCCGACGCTGACCGCCGCCGAGTGGTTCGCCGGCCGGGACGTTGCGCCCGCCCGCATCAGCATGAAGCCGGACGGCATGGATACGC TGTCCTCGATTCAGCCGACCGTTACGACCACACCGTCGAAGAAGAGCGACACCGTGCTGATGACCCAGGGCATACACAAACCGTTCGCCAAAGCGCCCGAACACGTGCAAGAGCAG atTAAAAATGCAGTCAGCGCACGCATGTCCGTGAACAAGAAGCTCGAACAGGACAGCATGGAAGGCGTAGACGAGAAGGAGTGGGAAGAATAA
- the LOC121588358 gene encoding coronin-7 isoform X3: MAWRFKASKYKNAAPIVPKPEACIRDIFVGSYQTYGNNIAASAAFIAFNWEHAGSSLAVLPIDDCGRKSKTMPLLHAHSDTVTYLDFSPFHDGLLATGSQDCLVKVWHIPEKGLEQSLSTPECTFTTKQRRVETVGFHPTADCLLYATAVGWVSLWDLTTQQEAFSNNEHPEVIQSLSWKQDGRLCVTSCKDKMVRVLDPRASAPITLAAESHQSIKDSRVVWLGEQNRILSTGFDAARLRQVIIRDLRNFSVPEKTLELDCSTGILMPLYDPDTNMLFLSGKGDTTINYLEVTDKDPYLIEGIRHSGEQTKGACLVPKRALKVMEGEVNRIMQLTSNSVIPIMYQVPRKTYRDFHNDLYPDTNGYKSEMTATQWLNGANTPVPKISLDPAKRELGDAPIIPRLGPKPFCSTGSSGDFSFEKVFNVPAVPGAEPGSDKESAALPGPTVGDSSAPAEKNGNTLTVSPEPDEPKDDSPTEPGKPEPAEPMDQCDVETRTIPHAELRKPGEQEKIFERQASSESVDQFDATADDAKGQFERLSAQRTSLAERRRMFESRSQSVQDGEKASSPTPLRRRESLKVRGEQKSCADDTDLMPPPPATDFLRNRSDLSKENMPDIVKRSNSTAGVSTVASSNNAAAANNNNNNVASKRTSTVFGRVSKFRHLKGTPGHKSTHIENIRNLSRQIPGECDGFAANAARVAVPIAGAGGKIAVLELNDPGRLPDGVIPTLVNIQNIMDFQWDPFDASRLAVACDDGSVKLWRIPAGGLTEPTNEPDAVLVAHADKLYTLRFHPLAQNVLLTASVDMVMKVWDLGTMEEKCTLHGHTDQIFCFSWSPCGRYGATVSKDGRIRVYEPRQSSQPIGEGTGPVGTRGARVLWALEGDYLVVTGFDKVSERQIYVYKVTDLSAPMGMVGLDVSPAILMPYYDEDSSTLFATGKGDSTIYCFEITDEAPFICPLSHHRCTNLTQGLSFLAKNQCDVAAVEFARALRLTNGTVEPLSFTVPRLKVELFQDDLFPPTRVLWQPTLTAAEWFAGRDVAPARISMKPDGMDTLSSIQPTVTTTPSKKSDTVLMTQGIHKPFAKAPEHVQEQIKNAVSARMSVNKKLEQDSMEGVDEKEWEE; encoded by the exons ATGGCGTGGCGGTTCAAGGCGTCCAAGTACAAGAATGCGGCCCCGATCGTGCCGAAGCCGGAGGCGTGCATACGGGACATCTTCGTCGGGTCATATCAAACGTACGGCAATAACATTGCCGCGTCGGCCGCCTTCATCGCGTTCAACTGGGAGCATGCCGGGTCGAGCCTGGCCGTGCTGCCGATCGACGACTGCGGGCGCAAGAGCAAGACGATGCCGCTGCTGCACGCCCACTCGGACACGGTGACATATCTCGACTTTTCGCCGTTTCACGACGGGCTGCTCGCGACCGGCTCACAGGACTGCCTGGTGAAGGTGTGGCACATCCCGGAGAAGGGTCTGGAGCAGTCGCTCTCGACGCCCGAGTGCACGTTCACGACCAAGCAGCGGCGCGTCGAAACGGTCGGCTTCCATCCGACTGCCGACTGTCTGCTGTATGCGACCGCGGTCGGCTGGGTCAGCCTGTGGGATCTGACCACTCAGCAGGAAGCGTTCT CGAACAACGAACATCCGGAGGTGATCCAGTCGCTCAGCTGGAAGCAGGACGGCCGGCTGTGCGTGACCAGCTGCAAGGACAAGATGGTGCGCGTGCTGGACCCGCGCGCTAGCGCCCCGATCACGCTCGCCGCCGAAAGCCACCAGAGCATCAAGGACTCACGCGTGGTCTGGCTCGGCGAGCAGAACCGCATCCTCAGCACCGGCTTCGATGCGGCCCGACTCCGCCAGGTCATAATACGCGACCTGCGCAACTTCTCGGTGCCGGAGAAAACGCTCGAGCTCGACTGCTCGACCGGCATCCTAATGCCGCTGTACGATCCCGACACGAACATGCTGTTCCTGTCCGGCAAGGGTGACACGACGATCAACTATCTCGAGGTGACGGACAAGGACCCGTACCTGATCGAGGGCATCCGGCACTCGGGCGAACAGACCAAGGGCGCCTGTCTGGTGCCGAAGCGGGCGCTCAAGGTGATGGAGGGCGAGGTGAACCGCATCATGCAGCTCACGTCCAACTCGGTCATCCCGATCATGTACCAGGTGCCGCGTAAG ACGTATCGAGACTTTCACAACGATCTCTACCCGGACACGAACGGCTACAAGAGTGAAATGACTGCCACACAGTGGCTAAACGGTGCCAACACACCCGTGCCGAAGATTAGCCTCGATCCAGCGAAACGGGAACTTGGCGATGCACCAATCATT CCACGCCTTGGACCGAAACCGTTCTGTAGCACCGGTTCGTCCGGGGACTTCTCGTTCGAGAAGGTGTTTAACGTGCCAGCCGTACCGGGTGCAGAACCGGGAAGCGACAAGGAATCTGCCGCTCTGCCCGGCCCGACGGTCGGCGACAGCAGTGCGCCGGCTGAAAAGAACGGCAACACCTTAACCGTGTCGCCCGAACCGGACGAGCCGAAGGACGACAGTCCCACCGAGCCGGGGAAACCCGAGCCGGCCGAACCGATGGACCAGTGCGACGTCGAGACGCGCACCATACCGCATGCCGAGCTGCGCAAG CCGGGTGAACAGGAAAAG aTATTTGAACGTCAAGCTTCGTCGGAATCGGTCGACCAGTTCGATGCGACCGCGGACGACGCAAAGGGCCAGTTCGAGCGGCTGAGCGCCCAGCGCACCAGTCTCGCCGAACGGCGGCGCATGTTCGAGAGCCGCTCGCAGAGCGTGCAGGACGGGGAGAAGGCAAGCTCGCCGACACCGCTCCG CCGCCGCGAATCGCTGAAGGTGCGCGGCGAGCAGAAATCGTGCGCGGACGACACCGACCtgatgccgccgccgccggccaCCGACTTTCTGCGCAACCGCAGCGACCTGTCGAAGGAAAACATGCCGGACATAGTGAagcgcagcaacagcacggcCGGCGTGTCGACGGTCGCGTCCAGCAAcaacgccgccgccgccaacaacaacaacaacaacgtggCGTCCAAGCGCACCTCGACCGTGTTCGGGCGCGTGTCCAAGTTCCGCCATCTGAAGGGTACGCCCGGGCACAAGAGCACGCACATCGAGAACATACGCAACCTGAGCCGCCAGATACCGGGCGAGTGCGACGGCTTTGCGGCAAATGCGGCTCGGGTCGCGGTGCCGATCGCGGGCGCCGGCGGCAAGATTGCGGTGCTGGAGCTGAACGATCCGGGACGCCTGCCGGACGGCGTCATCCCGACGCTGGTCAACATCCAGAACATTATGGACTTCCAGTGGGACCCGTTCGATGCGTCCCGGCTGGCGGTGGCCTGCGATGACGGCTCGGTCAAGCTGTGGCGCATCCCGGCCGGCGGGCTGACCGAGCCCACGAACGAGCCGGACGCGGTGCTGGTGGCCCATGCCGACAAGCTCTACACGCTCCGGTTCCACCCGCTCGCGCAGAACGTGCTGCTCACCGCGAGCGTCGACATGGTGATGAAGGTGTGGGATCTCGGCACGATGGAGGAAAAGTGCACCCTGCACGGTCACACTGACCAGATCTTTTGCTTCTCGTGGAGCCCGTGCGGCCGGTACGGTGCGACCGTGTCGAAGGACGGGCGCATTCGCGTGTACGAGCCGCGCCAGTCGAGCCAGCCGATCGGCGAGGGCACCGGACCGGTCGGGACGCGCGGAGCCCGCGTCTTGTGGGCGCTCGAGGGTGACTACCTCGTGGTGACCGGCTTCGACAA AGTCTCCGAGCGGCAGATCTACGTGTACAAAGTGACCGATCTGAGCGCGCCGATGGGCATGGTCGGGCTGGACGTGTCGCCTGCCATCCTGATGCCGTACTACGACGAGGACAGCTCGACGCTGTTCGCCACCGGCAAGGGCGACAGCACGATCTACTGCTTCGAAATTACCGACGAGGCGCCGTTCATTTGCCCACTTTCGCACCATCGCTGCACTAATCTGACCCAGGGCCTCAGCTTTCTCGCCAAGAACCAGTGCGACGTGGCGGCGGTTGAGTTTGCGCGGGCCCTTCGCCTCACGAACGGGACGGTCGAGCCGCTCAGCTTCACCGTGCCGCGCCTTAAGGTCGAACTGTTCCAGGACGATCTGTTCCCGCCGACCCGGGTGCTGTGGCAGCCGACGCTGACCGCCGCCGAGTGGTTCGCCGGCCGGGACGTTGCGCCCGCCCGCATCAGCATGAAGCCGGACGGCATGGATACGC TGTCCTCGATTCAGCCGACCGTTACGACCACACCGTCGAAGAAGAGCGACACCGTGCTGATGACCCAGGGCATACACAAACCGTTCGCCAAAGCGCCCGAACACGTGCAAGAGCAG atTAAAAATGCAGTCAGCGCACGCATGTCCGTGAACAAGAAGCTCGAACAGGACAGCATGGAAGGCGTAGACGAGAAGGAGTGGGAAGAATAA